The following coding sequences are from one Salvia hispanica cultivar TCC Black 2014 chromosome 3, UniMelb_Shisp_WGS_1.0, whole genome shotgun sequence window:
- the LOC125210875 gene encoding uncharacterized protein LOC125210875, translated as MDATRNRGRGRFLACFRPLTLDATDYDPPPLHSSPDRKKKLRRSLSATLKAVIFRTTLLKKSRSENSRDEYADRRISFSPFRGKGFIKSKKKNAWSKPPLAPDGGVWPSANASPLFSSDASQTSSVSSLSGSSPARSETDSVQGRVSTDHFKPTTKRRAVKKCSYIMEICVLLMCLAALIWGKVFAVVACTSAWLFIAPSGKVGRAESYGLSRTS; from the exons ATGGATGCCACAAGAAACCGTGGGAGGGGCAGATTTTTGGCCTGTTTTCGGCCGCTCACCCTCGACGCCACCGACTATGATCCCCCTCCGCTCCACTCCTCCCCCGACCGGAAGAAGAAGCTTCGCCGCAGTTTGTCCGCCACCCTCAAGGCCGTCATCTTTCGGACCACACtg CTGAAGAAGTCCCGGAGCGAAAATAGCAGAGACGAATACGCGGATCGCAGAATCAGCTTCTCGCCGTTCAGAGGCAAAGGCTTCATAAaatcgaagaagaagaacgCGTGGAGTAAACCGCCGCTAGCGCCCGACGGAGGCGTCTGGCCCAGCGCAAACGCTTCGCCGCTATTCTCATCGGACGCAAGCCAAACATCGTCGGTATCATCTCTCTCCGGCTCCTCACCAGCGCGGTCGGAAACGGACAGCGTCCAGGGACGCGTCTCCACCGACCATTTCAAACCGACGACGAAGCGAAGAGCCGTAAAGAAATGCAGTTACATCATGGAGATATGTGTGCTTTTGATGTGCTTGGCTGCATTGATTTGGGGGAAAGTTTTTGCGGTAGTGGCTTGCACTTCAGCGTGGTTGTTCATTGCTCCCAGCGGGAAAGTCGGACGGGCTGAGTCGTACGGGCTGAGTCGTACGAGTTAG
- the LOC125209552 gene encoding G-type lectin S-receptor-like serine/threonine-protein kinase At4g27290 has protein sequence MAKLLFRAIFLCYLLHLLKQAYGANDTHTLHQNQTLRIGENLVSENKVYVLGFFRPGKSRNVFLGIWYRATPDTVVWVANRDNPIIESEEAVLAISINGSLAITKGGSLIIWSVTPSVVATSRPLARLLDSGNMVVVDETREEEDYLWQSSDFPTDTLLPDMKMMDDAEAGVVRNLTSWRNADDPSPGEFVMRIENRGVPEIVILRGAAKWFRTGNWNGLHFNGIPRYVNTVSAEPGLVFRGERLISMSRAYKSSIVIRATLGVSGLVQQCTMNAKRDRWNVVDSFPRDQCDGYGHCGPNAVCKVERAKKCECFKGFIPRFPHDWEVQDWGGGCRRLVALDCEDEHGFLEVRRVKYPDMLEFWLNSSMSLRECRAQCLKNCSCNAYANPYVTNGGRGCVLWFGDLVDTRGLSAANTLQNIYIRLPLQQLDFSTDLEKEDKKLPIELIAISLAVGVLVASIINGGVVYLTRRRRRVNAKDGDIDVPIIKMADIVEATNNFSLENMLGSGGFGPVYKGRLSTGQHIAVKRLSRTSEQGVEEFKNEVKLIAKLQHRNLVKLVGRCVEGEEMVLIYEYLQNKSLDYFISDENRRMLLKWPKRFDIIMGIARGLLYLQHDSRLKIIHRDLKTGNILLDENLDPKISDFGLARAFEEDESIARTKRIVGTYGYMAPEYASDGEFSVKSDIFSFGVILLEIVSGKKNRGYEHDYHNHTLLGHAWLLWKDERIMEVMDECLKETFVEPEVKRCIHVGLLCVQKLADDRPIMPSVVLMLATDGAILPDPKEPGYFVETSSQTQDSMSPRIELENAMITITDLEAR, from the exons atggccAAGTTATTATTCAGAGCAATATTCCTTTGCTATTTGCTGCATTTACTGAAACAAGCCTATGGAGCAAATGATACACATACACTTCACCAAAATCAAACACTACGAATTGGAGAGAATCTGGTTTCTGAAAATAAAGTTTACGTGCTAGGATTTTTTCGTCCCGGAAAATCTAGAAATGTATTCTTAGGCATATGGTACAGAGCCACACCCGATACTGTAGTTTGGGTTGCGAACAGAGACAATCCCATCATCGAGTCTGAAGAAGCAGTTCTTGCCATTTCGATTAATGGAAGTCTTGCTATAACCAAAGGTGGAAGCCTTATTATCTGGTCTGTGACTCCATCAGTGGTCGCGACATCTCGTCCGCTTGCACGCCTCCTGGATTCGGGAAACATGGTTGTCGTTGATGAGACGAGGGAAGAAGAAGACTACTTGTGGCAGAGTTCTGATTTCCCAACGGATACCTTGCTGCCGGATATGAAGATGATGGATGACGCGGAAGCTGGCGTGGTGAGGAACCTGACGTCGTGGAGAAATGCGGATGATCCTTCGCCTGGAGAGTTCGTCATGAGGATCGAGAACAGGGGCGTGCCTGAGATTGTCATATTGAGAGGCGCAGCCAAATGGTTTCGGACGGGAAACTGGAATGGGCTGCACTTTAATGGTATTCCACGCTATGTCAACACTGTTTCGGCCGAGCCTGGCTTGGTTTTTCGGGGGGAGAGGCTGATATCGATGTCGAGGGCCTATAAAAGCTCCATTGTTATCAGAGCGACGTTGGGTGTTTCTGGTTTGGTCCAACAGTGTACGATGAATGCAAAGAGAGATAGGTGGAATGTTGTCGACTCGTTTCCTCGAGACCAGTGTGATGGATACGGCCACTGCGGTCCGAATGCAGTCTGCAAAGTGGAGAGGGCTAAGAAATGTGAGTGTTTCAAGGGATTCATCCCTCGATTTCCACATGACTGGGAAGTTCAAGATTGGGGTGGTGGATGCAGGAGACTCGTGGCATTGGATTGTGAGGACGAACACGGATTTCTTGAGGTTAGACGGGTGAAGTACCCTGACATGCTCGAGTTTTGGTTGAATAGTAGCATGAGCCTCCGTGAATGCAGAGCCCAGTGCTTGAAAAACTGTAGCTGCAACGCATATGCTAATCCGTATGTGACTAATGGAGGCCGTGGCTGCGTGTTGTGGTTTGGGGATCTTGTAGATACCAGAGGACTCTCCGCAGCAAATACTTTGCAGAATATCTACATTCGCCTACCACTTCAACAACTAG ATTTTAGCACTGATTTGGAAAAAGAGGATAAGAAGTTGCCTATAGAGTTGATAGCGATATCACTTGCTGTTGGAGTCCTTGTAGCAAGCATTATAAACGGGGGAGTAGTCTATTTGACAAGACGAAGGAGGCGAG TAAACGCGAAAGATGGGGATATAGATGTACCTATAATCAAAATGGCTGATATTGTGGAAGCAACAAACAACTTCTCCTTAGAGAACATGTTAGGATCTGGAGGTTTTGGGCCTGTTTACAAG GGCCGGTTATCAACGGGCCAACACATCGCTGTCAAAAGATTGTCCAGAACTTCGGAACAGGGAGTTGAGGAGTTcaaaaatgaagttaaattGATTGCTAAACTTCAACATAGGAACCTCGTCAAACTTGTGGGACGTTGCgttgaaggagaagaaatgGTGCTAATATACGAATACCTTCAGAATAAGAGcctagattattttatttctg ATGAGAATCGAAGGATGCTTTTAAAATGGCCTAAACGCTTCGACATCATCATGGGGATTGCTAGGGGACTGCTTTATCTCCAGCATGATTCGAGGTTAAAGATTATCCACAGGGATTTGAAGACAGGCAATATATTACTAGATGAAAACTTAGACCCAAAAATATCCGACTTCGGGTTAGCAAGAGCATTTGAAGAGGACGAGTCAATTGCTAGAACAAAAAGAATTGTTGGGACATA TGGTTATATGGCGCCGGAATATGCGAGTGATGGGGAATTCTCTGTGAAGTCTGACATCTTCAGTTTTGGAGTGATATTGCTAGAAATAGTGAGTGGGAAGAAGAATAGAGGATATGAACATGACTACCACAATCATACCCTTCTTGGCCAT GCATGGTTGCTATGGAAAGATGAGAGAATTATGGAAGTAATGGATGAATGTTTGAAGGAAACATTTGTTGAACCGGAAGTGAAGAGATGCATACATGTGGGGTTGTTATGCGTTCAGAAATTAGCAGACGATAGACCTATCATGCCATCGGTGGTTTTAATGTTAGCAACTGATGGAGCAATCCTACCAGATCCCAAAGAGCCTGGATATTTTGTAGAAACAAGCAGCCAAACACAAGATTCTATGTCACCGAGAATCGAGTTAGAAAACGCAATGATCACCATTACTGACTTGGAGGCCAGATGA
- the LOC125209553 gene encoding receptor-like serine/threonine-protein kinase SD1-8, with amino-acid sequence MWSASPSRQASRPLVRLLDTGNLVVVDQEDTIWQGFDHPTDTLLPGMKLEDDLHSGVKTNLTSWRSLDDPSSGEFVFRIKNLGLPQLVIFNGGKTFYRSGTWNGLQFSSIPSSPSSVFQPHLNFSNEWLISITRPYDSSLFTRLKLDASGFIQRSTMSSRRDAWTPAYTYPPDKCEEYGYCGPHAVCSIDRVQRCQCLKGFEPASPNDWDLQDWSGGCRRAEPLDCEGGDGFHEVRGVKYPDMNKFWLNMSMSLHECRAECLRNCNCTAYANAYVANGGSGCLMWLGDLLDIKQFIGADSNQNLFIRLPISELGGTTNEKEKRRRQPKVEVISVTCGVILACFIVGVVLLLTRRKRQPESDSKINSEDQELQIFKFPTLMAATNGFSRKNLIGEGGFGLVYKGKLFTAEEIAVKRLSRTSQQGLKEFKNEVTLIAKLQHRNLVRLLGCCIEGEERMLVYEYLKNKSLDYFVFDENQRKLLTWPKRFDIIMGIARGLLYLHQDSRLKIIHRDLKTSNILLDGDLNTKISDFGLARIFGEDQCNAKTKRVIGTYGYMAPEYAFDGNYSVKSDVFALGVILLEIVSGKKNRGFDHCDHYYSLLGHAWLLWKEGNILELMDECLSNTLIESQVKRCIHVGLLCVQKYAEDRPVMSSIVSMLGSDGEILPDPKEPGFFGERSPSCRTVSCQETFTITELEAR; translated from the exons ATGTGGTCTGCGAGTCCTTCAAGGCAGGCATCGCGTCCACTAGTACGCCTCCTGGATACCGGAAACCTGGTTGTTGTCGATCAAGAAGACACCATATGGCAGGGTTTTGATCATCCAACTGACACCTTGTTGCCTGGAATGAAGCTCGAAGATGATCTTCATTCCGGTGTTAAGACAAACCTGACATCTTGGAGAAGTTTGGACGATCCTTCCTCTGGAGAGTTTGTGTTCAGGATCAAGAATCTTGGATTGCCTCAGTTGGTAATCTTCAATGGAGGAAAAACATTTTATCGATCCGGAACGTGGAATGGGCTTCAGTTTAGCAGCATACCATCCTCTCCTAGTTCTGTTTTTCAACCTCATCTGAATTTCAGCAATGAGTGGTTGATATCCATCACCAGGCCTTATGATAGCTCACTTTTCACACGGCTGAAGCTTGACGCATCTGGCTTTATACAGCGGTCTACCATGAGCTCGCGAAGAGACGCGTGGACTCCTGCCTACACCTATCCACCAGACAAATGTGAAGAGTATGGTTATTGCGGACCGCATGCAGTCTGCAGCATTGATAGAGTGCAGAGATGCCAGTGTTTGAAGGGTTTTGAACCCGCGTCGCCAAATGATTGGGATCTTCAAGATTGGAGCGGTGGATGCAGGAGAGCTGAGCCGTTGGATTGTGAGGGTGGAGATGGTTTTCATGAGGTAAGAGGGGTGAAGTATCCTGATATGAACAAGTTTTGGTTGAACATGAGTATGAGCCTCCACGAATGCCGAGCTGAGTGCTTGAGAAATTGCAACTGCACCGCGTATGCTAATGCATATGTTGCTAATGGAGGCAGTGGATGCCTCATGTGGCTCGGGGATCTCCTTGatattaaacaatttattgGTGCGGATAGTAACCAGAACTTGTTTATTCGCCTGCCAATTTCAGAACTTGGTGGTACAACCAACGAGAAGGAGAAGAGGAGAAGGCAACCAAAAGTTGAAGTAATATCAGTTACATGTGGAGTTATTTTAGCATGTTTTATTGTTGGAGTGGTACTTTTACTGACAAGAAGAAAGAGGCAGCCAG AATCAGATTCAAAGATTAACAGCGAAGATCAGGAATTGCAAATATTCAAGTTTCCGACTCTTATGGCTGCAACAAATGGTTTCTCTAGGAAGAACCTCATCGGAGAGGGAGGCTTTGGCCTTGTCTATAAG GGGAAGTTATTTACGGCAGAGGAAATAGCCGTCAAAAGATTATCAAGAACTTCACAACAAGGCCTCAAAGAGTTCAAGAACGAAGTCACCTTGATTGCAAAACTTCAGCATAGAAACCTCGTCAGACTTTTGGGATGCTGCATTGAAGGGGAAGAGAGAATGCTTGTATATGAATACCTGAAGAATAAAAGTCTCgactattttgtttttg ATGAAAACCAGAGAAAACTATTGACATGGCCTAAGCGCTTCGACATAATCATGGGAATCGCCAGAGGGCTGCTATATCTTCATCAAGACTCCAGACTAAAGATTATCCATCGGGATCTAAAGACGAGCAATATTCTACTAGATGGAGATTTGAATACGAAGATCTCAGACTTTGGATTAGCTAGAATTTTTGGAGAGGACCAATGCAATGCTAAAACAAAACGAGTTATTGGGACCTA TGGCTATATGGCTCCAGAATATGCTTTTGATGGGAACTATTCAGTGAAATCTGATGTCTTTGCGTTGGGAGTAATATTGTTAGAGATTGTGAGTGGAAAGAAAAACAGAGGCTTCGACCACTGCGACCACTATTATAGCCTTTTGGGACAT GCATGGCTGCTGTGGAAAGAAGGCAACATCCTAGAGCTTATGGATGAATGTTTGAGCAATACATTGATCGAATCTCAAGTGAAAAGATGCATACACGTCGGGTTATTATGCGTTCAAAAATATGCGGAAGATAGGCCAGTCATGTCATCAATAGTTTCCATGTTAGGAAGTGATGGAGAAATTCTCCCAGATCCTAAGGAACCTGGATTTTTTGGCGAAAGGAGTCCGAGCTGCAGAACAGTTTCATGCCAGGAAACATTCACCATCACTGAGTTAGAAGCCAGATGA